One genomic segment of Syntrophales bacterium includes these proteins:
- a CDS encoding TIGR01212 family radical SAM protein (This family includes YhcC from E. coli K-12, an uncharacterized radical SAM protein.) gives MPKPAFWKNNKRYYDLKSYWKNLFGVPVHKLIIDAGLTCPNRDGKVARGGCTYCDGRGSALRQAGSLPSVGEQLRQGREFYGRSTQAKKFIAYFQTFTNTYAPVETLRKLYDEALAGDDIIGLAIGTRPDCVPSETIALIRSYAQLHHVWLELGLQSIHDRTLQETNRGHDADTFRDAVARAAGAPLLLCAHIIVGLPGETRAMIMETAQAIAEMPLQGIKIHSLLALQGTPIGNRFQRGGVDLMSKEEYVNIVCDILELLPPTMVIQRLTADGYRDIFLGPPWAANKLAVINAINRELEKRDSWQGKHFT, from the coding sequence GTGCCTAAGCCTGCTTTCTGGAAGAATAATAAACGTTATTACGATCTCAAGAGTTACTGGAAAAACCTCTTCGGCGTCCCCGTGCACAAGCTTATCATCGATGCCGGGCTCACCTGTCCCAACCGGGATGGGAAGGTTGCCCGCGGGGGTTGCACTTATTGTGACGGACGGGGATCGGCCCTGCGTCAGGCTGGGTCTCTGCCTTCAGTAGGCGAGCAGCTTCGCCAGGGAAGGGAGTTTTATGGCCGGAGTACCCAGGCGAAGAAATTTATCGCCTATTTTCAGACTTTTACAAACACCTATGCCCCCGTGGAAACGCTTCGTAAACTTTACGACGAGGCGCTGGCCGGAGATGACATTATCGGCCTGGCGATTGGAACCAGACCTGATTGCGTGCCGTCTGAAACGATTGCCCTGATCCGTTCTTACGCACAGCTTCATCATGTCTGGCTGGAGCTTGGCCTCCAGTCGATCCATGACCGGACATTACAGGAAACGAACAGGGGCCATGATGCGGACACCTTCCGTGATGCGGTCGCCCGCGCGGCCGGCGCTCCGCTTCTGCTCTGCGCTCATATCATTGTCGGCCTTCCCGGCGAAACAAGGGCGATGATCATGGAAACGGCGCAGGCGATCGCCGAAATGCCGCTACAGGGGATAAAAATACACTCGCTCCTTGCGCTGCAGGGGACTCCAATAGGCAACCGTTTTCAGCGGGGAGGGGTTGACCTGATGAGCAAAGAGGAGTATGTTAATATTGTTTGCGACATCCTGGAGCTGCTGCCGCCGACGATGGTGATTCAGCGGCTGACGGCGGACGGATACAGGGATATCTTTCTCGGCCCCCCGTGGGCGGCAAACAAGCTGGCCGTGATAAATGCGATTAACCGCGAGCTGGAGAAAAGGGACAGTTGGCAGGGGAAACATTTCACGTGA